TAAATTTACATCTAACTCCACCAGAACTAGAAATGCGTGCTGCTATTTTACTTAAAAAATCACAAAATAAAAGAATTAACATAAACTTAACAGAAGATACAGCATTATTTATTGCTGGCCATATTGCCTCTAATATTAGAGACCTTGAGGGAGCTCTTCTTAAACTCAAAGCTTTTGTTGATTTTTCAAAAATCAATCATAGCTTTATCTCTAAAGAAATAATTGAATTAGCTTTAGGAGATCTAATAAAACCCCAAATAAAAAATATTGATATTAATGATATCCAAAAAGAAGTAGCTAAACATTATGCCTTAACTATTTCTGATTTAAGTTCAAAATCCAGAAAACAACATACAGTACTTGCTAGACAAATGGCAATGTTTATTTGCTATGAACTGAGCTCACTATCACTAACAAAAATTGGAAAACATTTTGGAAATAGAGATCATTCTACAGTCTTACACGCTATTAAAAAAATTAAAGAAAAACATATAGAAAACATTGAAATAAAAAATGACTACGAATTAATAAAAATAAAATTAGCAAACTTATAAACATATCCAAACTAAAACTTATTTTAACTGTTAATAACATTAACAACATCAACACTTTTAAAAAATTATAAACATATCCACATTTTTTTACATAAAATACTTGATAGTTATCAACAAACTAAAACTTTATTTTTAAATGAAAAACAACTCTTATTAACATAAAATAACCATACTAATAATAATAATAATATTTATTCTAAATAAAAGGATTTTCTAATGAACATACAACTTAGCGTTAAAGAACTATTAGAACCTTTACAAACTGTTATTAGTGTAATTGAAAAAAAACAAACATTACCTATTCTTGCACATGTTCTTATTCAACTTAAAAATAATTTATTAACTTTAACAACAACAGATATGGAGATTGAGATAAAAACTTCTCAAATTATAAAAAACAAAGAAAAAATTTCTTTTACAATATATGCAAAAGATTTAATTAATATTATTAATAAATTACCAGAAAATACAATTCTTAACTTTAATATTAATTTTAGAAAAATTAATATTAAAGTTAATAAAAATTCATTTGAACTTAATACTTTTAAACATAAAGATTTTCCTTCATTACCAAAAATAAAAAATAAAAACATAATTAAAATTAAAAGAAAAATTTTAAAAAATCTAATTGAAAATACAAGTTTCTCAATGGGTAATCAAGACATTAGAGCATATTTAAATGGATTATATTTTGAAATTAATAAAAATAATATCATAGTTGTTGCTACTGATGGACATAGACTTTCTATCGGAAAAATAAAACAAATTAATAACTCTTTCAATAAAAAAACTGTAATTCTTCCAAGAAAATCAATACTTGAATTTAGTAAATTACTTAATAAAAATAAAAATGAAGAAATTAATATTTATACATCAAATAACTATTTTTATCTTATTACTAATAATACAACTATAATTAGTAAGTTAATCAATAGTAAATTTCCTAATTATTTACCAGTAATCCCTACAGATTTTAATAATACTATTATTATTAATCGGCTAAATTTTTTAAATTCACTTCAACAAGCTTCAATTTTTGTTGAAAAAAGAACTAAAGGTGTTAAATTAATATTCAAAAATTCACAATTATATATTTTTTCAAATTCAGAAAGGGGACAAGCAAAAACACAAATTAAAACTAAAAATTTCAATAAAAAAATTGAAATTGAATTTAACATTAATTATTTAATCTCAATTTTAGAAAAATTAAGTACCAACGAAATTAATATGATAATCCCTAAAGAAAAAAATAAATCATGTTTATTACATAGTATGAATGATGATATATATCAATATATTGTTATGCCTATGCGACTCTAATATCTTATAAATTCAAAAACATAAAAAATATGATTTATTTATTTGCATGGTATAATAATTTAATTTTTTACAATATGCATGTCTAAAAAACAATCACAAAATTCACAAGAATACAAAGCTTCTAGTATTAAAGTTTTAAGAGGATTAGATGCAGTACGAAAACGTCCTGGTATGTACATTGGTGACACTAATGATGGTACTGGATTACATCATATGGTATTTGAAGTTATTGATAATGCAATTGACGAATCCTTAGCAGGATATTGTTCAAAAATTAATATTATTATTCATGAAGATAAATCAGTTTCAATAAGTGATAATGGTAGAGGTATTCCTGTCGATATTCACCCTGAAGAAGGAATATCTGCCGCAGAAGTAATTATGACAATACTTCATGCTGGAGGTAAATTTGATAATAATTCTTATAAAGTATCAGGAGGACTACATGGAGTAGGTATTTCAGTTGTTAATGCATTAAGTGAATGGGTTAAATTAACAGTATATCGTAACAATAAAATTTACTATCAACACTATGATAAAGGTATACCTAAAAAACCAATAGAAATAATTGGAAAATCAAATAAAACAGGAACAAATATTCATTTTAAACCTAATATTCATATTTTTTCAAATACTGAATTTAATTATGATATCTTAGCAAACCGTATTCGTGAATTATCATTTTTAAATTCAGGTGTTCATATTGAAATTGAAGAATTTTCAACAGAAAAAAAAGATATTTTTAAATATAAAGGAGGTATTAAAGCATTTATAAAACACCTTAATAAAACAAAAACTCCAATTCATAATGATATTATTGAAATAAATACTGAACGTAAAGAAATTAAAATTGTTGTTGCATTACAATGGTCTGATTCTTATCAACAAAGTATTTATTGTTTTACTAATAATATTCCACAAAGAAATGGGGGTTCTCATTTAGCTGGGTTTAGAGGAGGGTTAACTAGAACAATTAATAACTATATTGATAACTCTGATATAGCTAAAAAAGAAAAAAATTCAATAACAGGTGAAGATACACGTGAAGGATTAACAGCAATAATTAATATAAAAATACCTGATCCAAAATTTTCATCACAAACTAAAGATAAATTAGTATCTAGTGAAGTAAGAGCACCTATAGAATCAATAATAAATGATAAACTAAATGATTATTTTTTAGAAAATCCAAAAGAAGCAAAAACCATTATTAAAAAAATTCTAGATGCCTCACGTGCACGTAATGCAGCTAGAAAAGCAAGAGAAATAACTCGTCGTAAAGGTTTATTTGATATCTCTAACTTACCAGGTAAACTAAGCGACTGTCAAACAAAAAATCCTATCGAAAGTGAAATATTTTTAGTTGAAGGTGATTCTGCAGGAGGTTCTGCTAAACAAGGACGTAATCGACGTACACAAGCTATTTTACCTCTTAAAGGAAAAATATTAAATGTTGAAAAAGCACGTTTTGAAAAAATTCTATCTTCAACAGAAGTTGGTACTTTAATTACTGCATTAGGATGTGGTATTGGAAAAGAAGAATATAATCTTAATAAATTACGTTATCATAAAATTGTTATTATGACTGATGCAGATGTAGATGGTGCACATATTCGTACTTTACTACTCACTTTTTTTTATCGTTATTTACCAGAACTAATTGAAAATGGATATTTATATATTGCACGTCCACCTTTATATAAAATAAAAAAAGGTAAAAAAGAACGTTACTTAAAAAACGATCAAGAATTAAATGACTATTTATTACAAGAAGGAATTAATAATTCATATTTATTCGTTTCAAAAAAAACACCTCCTATTGAAGGAATAGAATTAAAGTTTTTAATAAAAGAATATTATAAAATTAACAATATTTTTAATAAATTATCTAAACATTACAATTTAAACTTACTTAAAGCAATTGCTAATTCAAAACCTATTGATGATTTAACTAATTATAAAAATATAAATACTTGGTGTTCAAATTTAACAGAAAATTTAAATAAAAATCTAACACTAGAAAAAACACACAAAGTTATTTATAATAAAAATACTAATGAAGTTGAATATACATTATATATATATGGAGTTAAAATTGATCATACAATATTAAATTCAGTTTTTTTTAATTCTTTTGATTATCAAACTATTAAAAAATTTGCTAAAAAGATTGAAAATCTTATTACTCAAGAATCTTATGTAAAAAATATAAATAAAAAAATTAAAGTTCAATATTTTAGTCATGTAGTTGAATTTTTAATGAACAATGCTAGAAAAGGACAAAGTTTTCAAAGATACAAAGGGTTAGGTGAAATGAATCCTAAACAACTTTGGGAAACAACTATGGATCCTAAACAAAGAACTTTATTTAAAGTTAAAATTGAAGATAGTATTGTTTCTGATCAAGTTTTTTCCACCCTAATGGGTGATGCTGTTGAACCAAGAAGAAATTTTATTAAAGATAATGCTTTGTCAGTTAATAATTTAGATTTTTAATAAAAATAAGGAGATAATTATGTCAAGAAAACATCCAGTTATAGTAGTAACAGGATCATCTGGCGCTGGAA
This sequence is a window from Candidatus Vesicomyosocius sp. SY067_SCS001. Protein-coding genes within it:
- the gyrB gene encoding DNA topoisomerase (ATP-hydrolyzing) subunit B, producing the protein MSKKQSQNSQEYKASSIKVLRGLDAVRKRPGMYIGDTNDGTGLHHMVFEVIDNAIDESLAGYCSKINIIIHEDKSVSISDNGRGIPVDIHPEEGISAAEVIMTILHAGGKFDNNSYKVSGGLHGVGISVVNALSEWVKLTVYRNNKIYYQHYDKGIPKKPIEIIGKSNKTGTNIHFKPNIHIFSNTEFNYDILANRIRELSFLNSGVHIEIEEFSTEKKDIFKYKGGIKAFIKHLNKTKTPIHNDIIEINTERKEIKIVVALQWSDSYQQSIYCFTNNIPQRNGGSHLAGFRGGLTRTINNYIDNSDIAKKEKNSITGEDTREGLTAIINIKIPDPKFSSQTKDKLVSSEVRAPIESIINDKLNDYFLENPKEAKTIIKKILDASRARNAARKAREITRRKGLFDISNLPGKLSDCQTKNPIESEIFLVEGDSAGGSAKQGRNRRTQAILPLKGKILNVEKARFEKILSSTEVGTLITALGCGIGKEEYNLNKLRYHKIVIMTDADVDGAHIRTLLLTFFYRYLPELIENGYLYIARPPLYKIKKGKKERYLKNDQELNDYLLQEGINNSYLFVSKKTPPIEGIELKFLIKEYYKINNIFNKLSKHYNLNLLKAIANSKPIDDLTNYKNINTWCSNLTENLNKNLTLEKTHKVIYNKNTNEVEYTLYIYGVKIDHTILNSVFFNSFDYQTIKKFAKKIENLITQESYVKNINKKIKVQYFSHVVEFLMNNARKGQSFQRYKGLGEMNPKQLWETTMDPKQRTLFKVKIEDSIVSDQVFSTLMGDAVEPRRNFIKDNALSVNNLDF
- the dnaN gene encoding DNA polymerase III subunit beta codes for the protein MNIQLSVKELLEPLQTVISVIEKKQTLPILAHVLIQLKNNLLTLTTTDMEIEIKTSQIIKNKEKISFTIYAKDLINIINKLPENTILNFNINFRKINIKVNKNSFELNTFKHKDFPSLPKIKNKNIIKIKRKILKNLIENTSFSMGNQDIRAYLNGLYFEINKNNIIVVATDGHRLSIGKIKQINNSFNKKTVILPRKSILEFSKLLNKNKNEEINIYTSNNYFYLITNNTTIISKLINSKFPNYLPVIPTDFNNTIIINRLNFLNSLQQASIFVEKRTKGVKLIFKNSQLYIFSNSERGQAKTQIKTKNFNKKIEIEFNINYLISILEKLSTNEINMIIPKEKNKSCLLHSMNDDIYQYIVMPMRL